From the Deltaproteobacteria bacterium HGW-Deltaproteobacteria-4 genome, one window contains:
- a CDS encoding NADPH-dependent 7-cyano-7-deazaguanine reductase QueF, with protein MTIDEKKHSRAEAGLQYLGKAADYPQTYSVEILETFDNRHPQRDYWTLLECLEFSSLCPITDQPDWATIYIRYVADRKMVESKSLKLYLHGFRNRGDFHEDVINVILDDLVTVMQPRYLEVLGVFHPRGGIAIHPFVNWGSVAARADAPGQSWADYARQRRDNLTLSETLGSGRHLR; from the coding sequence ATGACAATAGATGAAAAAAAACACAGCCGCGCCGAAGCCGGGTTGCAATACCTCGGGAAAGCTGCCGATTATCCGCAGACCTACAGCGTTGAAATCCTCGAAACTTTCGATAACCGCCATCCGCAGCGGGATTACTGGACTTTGCTTGAATGTCTGGAATTCTCCAGCCTCTGCCCGATCACCGACCAGCCCGATTGGGCGACGATCTATATCCGTTATGTGGCGGATCGCAAGATGGTTGAATCGAAGTCGCTCAAACTCTATCTGCACGGTTTTCGTAACCGCGGGGACTTCCACGAAGACGTCATCAATGTCATCCTTGATGATCTGGTCACGGTCATGCAGCCCCGTTATCTGGAGGTGCTGGGGGTCTTCCATCCGCGCGGTGGCATTGCCATCCATCCCTTTGTCAACTGGGGAAGTGTGGCAGCACGCGCCGATGCGCCGGGCCAAAGTTGGGCCGATTATGCCCGCCAGCGCCGCGATAACCTCACTCTCAGCGAAACTCTCGGTAGCGGCCGGCATTTGCGCTGA
- a CDS encoding Fis family transcriptional regulator produces MADKAPSGRILVVDDEASLREVLTIMLQREGYDVETAADGATAQALLRESDFDLIISDIKMPKITGLELLRFVREHAPETMMIMITAFSTSEDAVEAMKLGAFDYITKPFRNDEIRLIVRNALERRALRQENQTLRQELSQRYSFANMVGKSEPMQQVYELISKVAPSKANVLVTGESGTGKELVAKAIHFNSPRRDHPFVPVNCGAIPETLLESELFGHEKGAFTGASGQKAGLFEVANSGTIFLDEIGELPASMQVKLLRVLQEREFRRVGGTKDLPVDVRLIAATNKDLATETKEGRFREDLYYRLNVIHIPLPPLRERSEDIPLLINHFYQSHAGHDVKISDAALRLLLDYPWPGNIRELHNVLERCLVLGSAESIGVDCLPPQVRDAAAGTLLHDLPEDGLDLDAYLAAIERELLLKALERSNNVRTRAAELLKMSFRSIRYRLAKFGLDVDE; encoded by the coding sequence ATGGCCGACAAAGCACCCAGCGGACGGATTCTCGTTGTTGATGACGAAGCGAGTCTTCGTGAAGTCCTCACCATCATGCTACAGCGCGAGGGGTATGACGTCGAAACTGCCGCCGATGGGGCGACGGCGCAGGCACTGTTGCGGGAATCCGACTTCGATTTGATCATTAGTGACATCAAGATGCCGAAAATCACGGGTCTTGAACTCCTCCGCTTTGTCCGTGAGCATGCGCCGGAGACGATGATGATCATGATCACCGCCTTTTCAACCAGTGAAGACGCGGTGGAAGCGATGAAGCTCGGCGCTTTTGATTACATTACCAAACCCTTCCGCAACGACGAAATCCGCCTGATTGTCCGCAATGCTCTTGAACGGCGCGCTCTGCGTCAAGAAAATCAGACGCTGCGTCAGGAACTCAGTCAGCGCTACAGCTTTGCCAATATGGTCGGCAAGAGTGAGCCGATGCAGCAGGTTTATGAGCTGATCAGCAAGGTGGCTCCAAGTAAGGCCAATGTGCTGGTGACCGGCGAAAGCGGCACCGGAAAAGAGCTGGTTGCCAAGGCGATTCATTTTAACAGTCCGCGCCGTGATCATCCCTTTGTGCCGGTGAACTGTGGCGCCATCCCCGAGACCCTGTTGGAGAGTGAACTCTTCGGCCACGAAAAGGGGGCCTTTACCGGCGCCAGCGGACAAAAGGCCGGTCTCTTTGAAGTCGCTAACAGCGGCACGATCTTTCTCGACGAAATCGGCGAGCTGCCGGCGAGCATGCAGGTCAAGCTGTTAAGGGTGCTGCAAGAACGGGAGTTTCGCCGCGTCGGCGGCACAAAGGATCTGCCGGTCGATGTGCGGCTGATTGCTGCGACGAATAAAGACCTGGCCACCGAGACCAAAGAAGGACGTTTTCGCGAAGATCTTTATTATCGCCTCAATGTCATCCATATTCCCCTGCCGCCCCTGCGCGAGCGGTCCGAAGATATTCCTCTCCTCATCAATCACTTCTATCAAAGTCACGCCGGCCACGACGTCAAGATCAGTGATGCTGCGCTGCGTCTGCTCCTCGATTACCCCTGGCCCGGCAATATCCGCGAACTGCACAATGTACTGGAGCGCTGCCTGGTTCTCGGTTCTGCCGAGAGTATCGGCGTCGATTGTCTCCCCCCCCAGGTGCGCGACGCAGCCGCCGGGACGTTATTACATGACCTTCCGGAAGACGGCCTCGATCTCGATGCCTATCTTGCTGCTATTGAACGCGAGCTCCTGCTCAAAGCCCTGGAGCGCAGTAACAACGTGCGGACCCGCGCCGCCGAGCTGTTGAAGATGTCTTTTCGCTCGATTCGTTATCGTCTCGCGAAGTTCGGTCTGGATGTTGACGAGTAG
- a CDS encoding pilus assembly protein: MLKKGQKGFTLIELLIVVAIIGILAAIAIPQFSSYRQKAYNSGATSDLKNMKTGMEAYMADNQEYPAVLGLY; the protein is encoded by the coding sequence ATGCTCAAAAAGGGCCAAAAAGGTTTTACCCTCATCGAGCTGCTGATCGTCGTTGCGATCATCGGTATCCTCGCAGCTATCGCTATCCCCCAGTTCTCTTCGTATCGGCAGAAAGCGTATAACAGCGGTGCCACCAGCGACCTGAAGAACATGAAGACCGGCATGGAAGCTTATATGGCTGATAATCAGGAATACCCCGCCGTTCTTGGTCTCTATTAA
- a CDS encoding ABC transporter ATP-binding protein, with protein MSTTPIAISQLQKTYRGKWGKKVEALRDLSLNIVPGEVFGFLGPNGAGKSTTIKILMGLIRPSAGEARIFGVSASEAAARHRVGFLPENPAFYDFLTAREYLHFVGEAFAMPKAVIQRESDRVLELLDLTAAAGRPIRGYSKGMVQRLGLSQTLIHSPDLYILDEPMSGLDPIGRALVKEIILDLKKQGKTVFFSTHVTADAERVCDRIGVIIGGLFQEERVVGELLREGVDGYFCRVRGLAIENLHVLGGTICADGVYEVFVPRDRYDTFAVELLKTGGSFDLIEPRRRDVEDYFLDLVRSSGGTACA; from the coding sequence ATGTCCACAACTCCGATCGCCATTTCACAATTGCAAAAGACCTACCGCGGTAAGTGGGGGAAGAAGGTTGAAGCTCTGCGCGACCTTTCCCTCAATATTGTCCCTGGCGAGGTCTTCGGTTTTCTTGGGCCGAATGGTGCCGGCAAGAGTACGACCATCAAGATTTTGATGGGATTGATCCGTCCCAGCGCTGGCGAAGCCCGCATCTTTGGAGTTTCAGCCAGTGAAGCTGCAGCGCGTCACCGTGTCGGATTTCTGCCGGAAAATCCCGCTTTTTACGACTTCCTCACTGCTCGTGAATACCTTCATTTTGTCGGCGAAGCCTTTGCCATGCCAAAGGCGGTCATCCAGCGGGAAAGTGACCGGGTACTGGAGTTGCTCGACCTGACAGCGGCTGCGGGACGACCGATCCGGGGGTACAGTAAAGGGATGGTGCAGCGTCTCGGCCTCTCTCAAACCCTGATCCACTCTCCTGATCTTTACATTCTCGATGAGCCGATGAGCGGACTCGACCCGATCGGCCGGGCCCTGGTCAAGGAGATCATTCTCGATCTAAAAAAACAAGGGAAGACGGTTTTTTTCAGTACCCATGTCACGGCTGACGCCGAACGGGTCTGTGATCGCATTGGCGTCATTATCGGCGGCCTCTTTCAGGAAGAAAGGGTGGTTGGAGAATTGCTGCGCGAAGGGGTCGACGGCTATTTTTGCCGGGTGCGGGGACTCGCTATCGAAAACCTCCACGTATTGGGGGGTACGATCTGCGCTGACGGCGTTTATGAAGTCTTTGTGCCGCGGGATCGTTACGATACCTTTGCTGTCGAATTACTGAAAACCGGCGGTTCTTTCGACCTGATCGAACCACGCCGGCGGGATGTTGAGGACTACTTCCTCGATCTGGTGCGCTCCAGCGGCGGAACTGCATGCGCCTGA
- a CDS encoding decaprenyl-phosphate phosphoribosyltransferase: MKIKALVLLLRPHQWLKNLILFFPPFLGGKLTTIAASGQVLWQAPLAFCLASSAAYIINDLYDVGADRNHPQKCHRSIAAGHVTPTIAVILAFCCLASALAAAFIVGDLFSVLLLIYLGISLCYSAGLKHLPIIDIFCIASGFVIRLFAGGIAFNVVISDWLFLSVFLLALFLSAGKRLGETEELGGGGGDQRKVLKEYPPGALELFMAISASTVLVTYTMYVVSKHRLVYTVPLCCFGLFRYMLNVKRGASGDPTDALLKDPILFVVGFVWVVLVFMTMYV; the protein is encoded by the coding sequence ATGAAAATCAAAGCACTGGTTTTGCTGTTGCGCCCGCATCAATGGCTTAAAAACCTGATTCTTTTTTTCCCACCTTTTCTCGGTGGCAAGCTGACAACCATTGCCGCTTCGGGTCAGGTTCTTTGGCAGGCGCCTCTGGCTTTCTGTCTAGCCTCGAGCGCCGCCTATATTATCAACGATCTTTACGATGTCGGGGCTGACCGCAACCACCCTCAGAAGTGTCATCGCTCCATTGCTGCCGGCCACGTGACGCCAACAATTGCCGTGATTCTTGCATTTTGTTGCCTTGCCAGTGCCCTTGCTGCGGCCTTTATTGTCGGCGATCTCTTTAGTGTGTTGTTATTGATTTATCTCGGAATTTCCTTGTGTTACTCCGCTGGCCTCAAACATCTCCCTATTATCGATATTTTCTGCATTGCTTCCGGTTTTGTAATCCGGCTCTTCGCTGGAGGAATCGCATTTAATGTTGTGATTTCCGATTGGCTCTTCTTGAGTGTCTTTTTGCTGGCACTCTTTTTAAGTGCCGGTAAGCGACTTGGTGAGACCGAAGAATTGGGCGGTGGCGGCGGTGACCAACGCAAGGTTCTCAAAGAGTATCCACCTGGAGCCCTTGAACTCTTCATGGCAATCTCAGCATCCACGGTTCTGGTCACCTACACCATGTATGTCGTCTCCAAGCATCGCCTGGTCTACACCGTACCACTCTGCTGTTTTGGACTCTTTCGTTACATGCTCAATGTGAAACGAGGTGCCAGCGGTGATCCGACCGACGCGTTGTTGAAGGATCCGATCCTTTTTGTCGTCGGTTTTGTTTGGGTGGTTCTGGTCTTTATGACCATGTACGTGTAA
- a CDS encoding flippase: MRVILNGYNRFKTYILNSSWIMGEKLFTIGVGFLVTVLIARYLGPERYGILAYALSLTALFASAGHMGLGGLVVRELVRKPDSRPEIIGTSIALKLLGFLVGFIALLIYALVFEDRENKEFLVLIVVASALFFKPFDVIDFWFQAHVQAKYTAIARSASFFFTACFNVLLVLISAELLFFAFSSLLQSFLAACFLLLLFRSTANIPITTWRVSLMMAKQLWSHGWVIFLGAIFSSIYLKLDQIMLKWLTSAEEVGIYSVAATLSEAWYFVPSAIIASLFPNLIKLKEENKIFFNASLQKIFDILFILALSVALVVNFMAEPLMEFLFGQQYLASAPILAIHIFASLFIFMRAAFSMWILIENALIFSLITQGLGALANIGLNFLLIPKYSGYGAAVATLLSYATASYFSLFFYKKTRPIFWMMSKAMMSPIRYPLSYIKRKAY; encoded by the coding sequence ATGCGTGTAATATTGAATGGTTATAATCGTTTCAAAACCTACATATTGAACTCCTCGTGGATTATGGGAGAGAAGTTATTTACTATTGGCGTCGGTTTTTTAGTGACAGTTCTGATTGCCAGGTATCTTGGGCCGGAACGGTATGGGATTTTAGCCTACGCTCTTTCGTTGACTGCCCTTTTTGCCTCAGCAGGACACATGGGTTTAGGTGGATTGGTAGTCAGGGAACTAGTCAGAAAACCTGACAGTAGACCAGAAATCATTGGAACAAGCATAGCGTTAAAACTTTTAGGTTTTCTAGTTGGTTTCATTGCATTACTTATTTATGCGTTGGTTTTTGAAGACCGAGAAAATAAAGAATTTTTGGTGTTGATTGTCGTGGCATCAGCACTTTTTTTTAAACCATTTGATGTGATTGATTTTTGGTTTCAAGCACATGTCCAGGCTAAATATACTGCAATAGCCAGGTCCGCTTCATTCTTTTTTACGGCGTGCTTCAATGTATTACTAGTGCTCATCAGCGCAGAGCTTTTATTTTTTGCTTTTTCCAGTTTATTACAAAGTTTTCTAGCTGCCTGTTTTCTTCTTCTATTGTTTCGTTCTACCGCGAATATACCTATCACGACTTGGCGCGTCAGTTTAATGATGGCAAAGCAACTATGGAGCCATGGATGGGTTATTTTTCTTGGGGCAATTTTTTCTTCTATTTATTTAAAACTTGATCAAATAATGCTCAAATGGTTGACAAGTGCTGAAGAGGTTGGAATTTATTCTGTAGCAGCAACTCTATCGGAGGCATGGTATTTTGTACCGTCAGCAATTATTGCTTCATTATTTCCAAATTTAATAAAGCTAAAAGAAGAGAACAAAATTTTTTTTAACGCAAGTCTCCAAAAGATTTTCGATATTCTTTTTATTTTAGCTTTATCTGTTGCACTGGTTGTAAATTTTATGGCTGAACCACTTATGGAATTTTTATTCGGACAACAGTATTTAGCATCGGCACCAATACTTGCCATCCATATTTTTGCTTCTTTATTTATTTTTATGCGAGCGGCATTCAGTATGTGGATTTTGATTGAAAACGCTTTAATTTTTTCCTTAATAACACAGGGTTTAGGAGCACTTGCAAATATAGGTTTGAATTTTTTACTCATCCCCAAATATTCTGGATACGGTGCAGCAGTTGCTACCCTGTTGTCCTACGCCACAGCATCGTATTTTTCATTATTTTTTTACAAGAAAACCCGTCCAATATTTTGGATGATGAGTAAAGCTATGATGTCGCCAATTAGGTATCCCCTTTCCTACATAAAAAGGAAGGCATATTGA
- a CDS encoding class I SAM-dependent methyltransferase, whose amino-acid sequence MFCLEEKKVTVIEPYACPACNSSVNYAAYIYRNSSQTEEAHILRCPNCTAMFMRPVLIPELEGRQMDSLDDAEMYGSQLMKTLHEQLYLKKEIRLIQTAGQAGGALLDVGCGAGWISNIWAQNGFQVTGLEPSLNRCNLARKKYGLNVVNEYIENTEFEKCFDISILRHVIEHIQDPGSVLRKIHGSLKEEGVVMVIVPNIDCIGRYLFGVDWEWVLPWHCNFFNQRSLEKLIEKSGFEIIKTYQTASPFYHFESFARKFDSKLLKAINSRFKVASMLAASPVAMLGLALGRGDNLTTLARVRK is encoded by the coding sequence GTGTTTTGTCTTGAAGAAAAAAAAGTAACGGTAATTGAACCCTACGCCTGTCCTGCCTGCAATAGCAGTGTCAATTATGCCGCTTATATTTACCGTAATTCTTCGCAGACCGAAGAGGCGCATATTCTCAGGTGTCCAAACTGTACAGCCATGTTTATGCGACCTGTCCTGATCCCGGAACTTGAAGGCCGACAGATGGACAGCCTGGATGATGCCGAGATGTACGGTAGCCAACTCATGAAAACACTGCATGAACAGCTTTATCTCAAAAAGGAAATCCGACTCATTCAAACGGCTGGCCAAGCCGGGGGGGCCTTGCTCGATGTTGGCTGTGGCGCTGGCTGGATATCCAATATCTGGGCGCAAAACGGTTTCCAGGTAACGGGCCTTGAACCCTCCCTAAACCGCTGCAACTTAGCACGGAAGAAGTATGGGTTGAATGTCGTTAATGAATATATTGAGAATACAGAATTTGAAAAATGTTTTGATATCAGCATTCTTCGGCACGTGATTGAACATATTCAAGATCCTGGCTCAGTTCTGCGAAAAATCCACGGGTCATTAAAAGAAGAGGGTGTAGTCATGGTGATTGTGCCCAATATTGATTGTATCGGTCGATATCTTTTTGGCGTCGATTGGGAATGGGTGCTCCCCTGGCATTGCAATTTTTTCAACCAGCGTTCCCTGGAAAAACTTATTGAAAAATCAGGGTTTGAAATCATTAAAACTTACCAGACGGCATCGCCTTTTTATCATTTTGAGAGTTTTGCAAGGAAGTTTGACTCCAAACTTTTAAAAGCAATAAATAGTCGCTTTAAGGTGGCATCGATGCTTGCAGCTTCTCCTGTAGCGATGCTCGGGTTGGCATTGGGGCGTGGTGACAACTTGACAACCCTGGCCCGCGTCCGGAAATGA
- a CDS encoding threonine--tRNA ligase yields the protein MMQVRVTLPDGSVREVAAGSNALDLARSISEGLARQAVAAKIDGQLVDLTTPITHDAHLVLITLQSPEGLEIYRHSASHLMAHAVKTLFGAEVQVTIGPAIANGFYYDFYSPNHTFSTEEFELIEGKMAELAAANLPIVRSEMDRDEAIALFASMGEDYKVQLIRDLPNEKVSLYRQGDFVDLCRGPHLPSTGLLKVFKLLSVAGAYWRGDDKNAMLQRLYATAFTDKKELKLYLERIEEAKRRDHRKLGRELDLFSFSDEAGAGLVIWHPKGAMLRTLIEDFERREHLRRGYDIVMGPQILRTELWKTSGHFDNYRENMYFTEVDEQSYGVKPMNCLAHMLIYKSKMRSYRDLPLRYFELGTVHRHEKSGVLHGLLRVRGFTQDDAHILCMPEQLDAEIKGVLKFVQEVMGIFGFEYEMELSTRPEKSIGTDQAWELATNALHSALKDSGRDFEVNAGDGAFYGPKIDIKLKDALDRKWQCATIQCDFTLPERFDLNYIGSDGEKHRPVMVHRVILGAIERFIGVLIEHHAGSFPLWLSPVQAIIVNVTDNQSAYAQEVFETLRDAGIRVQIDLRNEKLGFKIREAQVEKIPYMLVVGDKEMADATVAPRYRSGANLESMTPAAFANFVANECREYR from the coding sequence ATTATGCAGGTGCGCGTAACATTACCGGATGGTTCGGTACGAGAAGTAGCGGCTGGCAGTAATGCTCTCGATCTGGCGCGTTCAATCAGTGAAGGTCTGGCACGCCAGGCGGTGGCCGCGAAGATCGACGGTCAGCTTGTCGATTTGACGACACCGATTACGCATGATGCCCACCTGGTTTTGATCACCCTGCAATCTCCTGAGGGCCTGGAGATTTATCGTCACAGTGCTTCGCATCTCATGGCGCATGCCGTCAAGACCCTGTTCGGGGCAGAGGTGCAGGTGACGATCGGTCCAGCCATCGCCAACGGCTTCTATTACGATTTTTATAGTCCGAATCATACCTTTTCGACAGAAGAGTTTGAGTTGATCGAGGGGAAGATGGCGGAGTTGGCTGCGGCCAATCTGCCGATCGTCCGTTCAGAGATGGACCGCGATGAAGCGATTGCTCTCTTCGCTTCCATGGGGGAAGATTACAAGGTTCAGTTGATCCGTGATCTCCCCAACGAAAAAGTTTCGCTTTATCGTCAGGGAGATTTTGTCGATCTGTGTCGTGGTCCGCACCTCCCGTCGACCGGCCTGCTCAAGGTCTTCAAGCTGTTGAGCGTGGCCGGTGCCTATTGGCGGGGCGATGACAAGAACGCCATGTTGCAACGTCTTTACGCCACGGCTTTTACTGACAAGAAAGAGTTGAAGCTTTATCTTGAGCGTATCGAGGAGGCAAAGCGGCGCGACCATCGCAAGCTGGGCCGCGAGCTGGATCTCTTCTCTTTTAGCGATGAAGCCGGGGCGGGGCTGGTGATCTGGCACCCCAAAGGGGCGATGCTGCGCACCCTGATCGAAGATTTTGAACGGCGCGAGCATCTGCGGCGTGGTTACGATATTGTCATGGGGCCGCAGATTCTCCGCACGGAATTGTGGAAGACTTCTGGACATTTCGACAATTATCGCGAGAATATGTACTTTACTGAAGTGGACGAGCAGAGTTACGGCGTCAAGCCGATGAACTGTCTCGCTCATATGCTCATTTATAAATCGAAGATGCGTTCTTATCGCGATCTGCCCTTGCGTTATTTCGAGCTCGGGACCGTGCATCGTCATGAGAAGTCCGGCGTGCTGCACGGTTTGCTGCGGGTCCGCGGCTTTACCCAGGACGACGCACATATCCTCTGCATGCCGGAACAGCTGGATGCCGAGATCAAGGGTGTTCTCAAGTTTGTGCAAGAGGTCATGGGGATCTTCGGCTTTGAATACGAGATGGAACTCTCGACCCGTCCGGAAAAGTCGATCGGTACGGATCAGGCCTGGGAGCTGGCTACCAATGCCCTGCATTCGGCCCTCAAGGATTCCGGGCGTGACTTTGAAGTGAATGCGGGTGACGGTGCTTTTTATGGCCCTAAGATCGATATTAAGCTCAAGGACGCTCTTGACAGGAAATGGCAATGTGCTACTATCCAGTGCGATTTTACCCTGCCGGAACGCTTTGACCTCAATTATATCGGCAGCGATGGCGAAAAACATCGGCCGGTCATGGTGCATCGGGTTATTCTTGGGGCGATCGAACGCTTCATCGGTGTCCTTATTGAACACCACGCCGGCAGTTTTCCCCTTTGGCTTTCTCCGGTTCAGGCGATCATTGTCAATGTCACCGATAATCAATCTGCTTATGCGCAGGAAGTTTTTGAGACCTTGCGTGATGCGGGTATCCGTGTGCAGATTGATTTGCGGAATGAAAAACTCGGATTTAAAATCCGTGAAGCTCAAGTAGAGAAGATCCCTTACATGCTCGTGGTTGGCGATAAAGAGATGGCTGACGCTACTGTCGCCCCTCGCTATCGTTCCGGAGCTAATCTTGAATCGATGACGCCTGCCGCTTTTGCAAATTTCGTTGCAAATGAATGCAGGGAATACCGCTAG
- a CDS encoding translation initiation factor IF-3, which produces MNAGNTARRCHIAAKQEVNINRAIRAREVRVTDDEGTLLGILSLADAMAAAEARGLDLVEVSPTAVPPVCKIMDYGKFKYEQSKKAGEAKKKSVKVELKEVKMRPKTEEHDYHFKVKNARRFLDDGNKVKFTIMFRGREVTHPEFGRRQLEQAVEDLKDIAVVESHISMSGRFMTMVMGPIKKA; this is translated from the coding sequence ATGAATGCAGGGAATACCGCTAGGAGGTGCCACATCGCTGCCAAGCAAGAAGTCAATATTAATCGCGCTATTCGCGCTCGTGAAGTTCGTGTCACCGACGACGAAGGAACCCTGCTCGGGATCCTGAGTCTGGCTGATGCGATGGCTGCAGCTGAAGCCCGCGGTCTTGATCTTGTTGAAGTCTCTCCGACGGCTGTGCCGCCGGTGTGCAAAATCATGGATTACGGCAAGTTTAAATACGAGCAGAGTAAAAAGGCGGGCGAAGCAAAGAAAAAGTCGGTTAAGGTCGAGCTCAAAGAAGTCAAGATGCGGCCGAAGACCGAAGAGCATGATTATCATTTCAAAGTGAAAAATGCCCGGCGTTTTCTTGACGATGGAAACAAGGTCAAATTCACTATTATGTTCCGCGGTCGCGAAGTGACGCACCCTGAGTTTGGCCGTCGGCAGTTAGAGCAGGCTGTCGAAGATCTTAAAGATATTGCGGTTGTTGAATCGCATATCAGTATGTCGGGACGATTCATGACCATGGTTATGGGTCCGATCAAGAAGGCCTGA
- a CDS encoding 50S ribosomal protein L35 has product MPKIKTNRGAAKRFRKTGTGKIRRNKAFTSHILTSKSTKRKRELRQSTVVAKADERNIRELIPYL; this is encoded by the coding sequence ATGCCCAAGATCAAGACCAACCGCGGCGCCGCCAAACGTTTTCGTAAAACCGGCACCGGTAAGATTCGCCGCAACAAGGCTTTTACCAGCCACATTTTGACTTCGAAATCGACCAAGCGTAAGCGTGAGTTACGTCAGTCGACCGTCGTCGCCAAGGCAGATGAGCGCAATATCAGAGAGCTCATTCCTTACCTGTAA
- a CDS encoding 50S ribosomal protein L20 — translation MPRAKGGFKTRQRRNKVLKLAKGFRGARSKLFRSATEAVDRALNYAFRDRKVKKRDFRALWIARINAAARDNGLSYSRLIFGLKQAEIALDRKILAQLAVVDPSGFSTVVDKAKAKLQ, via the coding sequence ATGCCGAGAGCAAAAGGTGGTTTTAAGACGCGGCAACGCCGCAACAAAGTCCTCAAATTGGCAAAAGGTTTTCGCGGTGCCCGCAGTAAACTTTTCCGCAGTGCCACAGAGGCGGTCGATCGCGCCCTCAACTATGCGTTTCGCGATCGCAAGGTCAAGAAGCGTGACTTCCGTGCCCTCTGGATTGCACGGATCAATGCTGCGGCCCGTGATAATGGTCTGTCCTACAGTCGCCTGATCTTCGGCCTCAAGCAGGCTGAAATTGCACTTGACCGTAAAATTCTTGCCCAACTGGCTGTTGTCGACCCGTCAGGTTTCAGTACGGTCGTTGACAAAGCCAAAGCCAAGCTGCAGTAA
- a CDS encoding phenylalanine--tRNA ligase subunit alpha has product MNAKNIDELLISLEQLDAATIAALAAARTQHELQLAFAAYLGKGGDFTALVRLTGTLPADDRPRFGAAINVAKTRCEEYRTQRQSELNAAEISHKLASERIDVTLPGRRGFIGSKHPITLVSEEICEIFTSLGFGIAEGPEIERDFYNFEALNMPKDHPARDMQDTFYISDEVVLRTHTSPVQIRTMLKEKPPVRIIAPGTVYRRDSDITHSPMFHQIEGFLVDQHVTFGDLKGILHSFIGQFFGKGVNVRFRPSFFPFTEPSAEVDIACVICGGKGCRVCKNSGWLEILGSGMIDPEVFKSVNYDPEVYSGFAFGMGLERVAMLKYGVSDLRLFFENDQRFLRQF; this is encoded by the coding sequence ATGAATGCAAAAAATATCGACGAGCTTTTGATCTCCCTTGAGCAGTTGGACGCGGCCACGATTGCCGCTCTCGCCGCGGCCAGAACCCAACATGAATTGCAACTCGCTTTTGCTGCTTATCTTGGCAAAGGGGGAGATTTTACCGCACTGGTTAGGTTGACCGGCACTTTGCCGGCCGATGATCGCCCCCGTTTCGGCGCGGCGATCAATGTCGCCAAGACTCGTTGTGAAGAATACCGGACGCAGCGGCAGAGCGAACTCAATGCCGCGGAGATCAGTCATAAACTCGCCTCCGAGCGGATCGATGTGACTCTTCCCGGTCGGCGCGGCTTCATCGGCAGTAAGCACCCGATTACCCTGGTGAGTGAAGAGATTTGCGAAATTTTCACCTCTCTCGGTTTCGGCATAGCTGAAGGACCGGAGATTGAAAGAGATTTTTATAATTTCGAAGCGCTCAATATGCCCAAGGATCATCCTGCCCGGGATATGCAGGATACTTTTTATATCTCCGATGAAGTCGTGCTGCGGACTCATACCTCGCCGGTACAGATCCGGACGATGCTCAAAGAGAAACCGCCGGTCCGGATCATCGCGCCGGGGACCGTCTATCGGCGTGATTCAGATATCACCCACAGCCCGATGTTTCACCAGATCGAAGGTTTTCTTGTTGATCAGCATGTCACCTTTGGCGACCTCAAAGGAATCCTGCACAGTTTTATCGGTCAATTTTTCGGTAAAGGAGTGAATGTCCGCTTTCGGCCTTCCTTCTTCCCCTTCACCGAGCCGTCGGCGGAAGTCGATATCGCCTGCGTCATCTGTGGCGGCAAGGGTTGCCGGGTTTGCAAGAATTCTGGCTGGCTGGAAATTCTCGGCAGCGGCATGATCGATCCGGAAGTCTTCAAGTCCGTCAATTATGACCCTGAAGTCTACAGCGGTTTTGCCTTTGGTATGGGATTGGAGCGGGTAGCGATGCTGAAGTATGGGGTCAGTGATTTACGCCTCTTCTTCGAGAACGATCAGCGGTTTCTACGACAATTTTGA